A genomic window from Salvia miltiorrhiza cultivar Shanhuang (shh) chromosome 5, IMPLAD_Smil_shh, whole genome shotgun sequence includes:
- the LOC131024513 gene encoding pyrophosphate-energized vacuolar membrane proton pump 1-like gives MVTFAVLIFLFLGSVEGFSTSFRPCTYDQEKLCKPALATAISSTVSFLLGAITSVVSGFLGMKIATYANARTTLEARKGVGKAFIVAFRSGAVMGFLLAANGLLVLYITINLFKIYYGDDWEGLFEAITGYGLGGSSMALFGRVGGGIYTKAADVGADLVGKVERNIPEDDPRNPAVIADNVGDNVGDIAGMGSDLFGSYAEASCAALVVASISSFGITHDFTGMCYPLLISSMAILVCLITTLFATDFFEIKAVKEIEPALKNQLIISTILMTVGIAIVTWTCLPSSFTIFNFGVQKDVKNWQLCVGMLSGDVTSKKGRRSRWK, from the exons ATGGTTACTTTTGCAGTCCTCATCTTCCTGTTCCTGGGTTCAGTTGAGGGTTTCAGCACAAGTTTCCGACCTTGTACTTATGATCAGGAGAAGCTTTGCAAGCCTGCTCTTGCAACTGCTATCTCCAGTACAGTTTCCTTCTTGCTTGGTGCCATCACCTCTGTCGTTTCTGGTTTCCTCGGGATGAAAATTGCAACCTATGCAAATGCAAGGACAACATTGGAAGCTAGAAAAGGTGTTGGAAAAGCTTTCATTGTTGCATTCAGATCTGGCGCAGTTATGGGTTTTCTGCTTGCTGCAAATGGCCTATTGGTTTTATACATTACCATCAATCTATTCAAGATCTACTATGGTGATGATTGGGAAGGACTTTTTGAGGCAATCACTGGATATGGTCTTGGTGGATCCTCCATGGCTTTGTTCGGAAGAGTCGGGGGTGGTATTTACACCAAGGCTGCTGATGTTGGGGCAGATCTTGTTGGAAAGGTTGAAAGGAATATTCCCGAAGATGATCCTAGGAACCCTGCT GTGATTGCTGACAATGTTGGTGATAATGTTGGCGATATTGCTGGAATGGGGTCTGATCTTTTTGGTTCATACGCTGAGGCATCTTGTGCTGCTCTTGTCGTGGCTTCGATATCATCTTTTGGAATTACCCATGACTTTACTGGAATGTGCTATCCGTTGCTTATTAGTTCCATGGCTATCCTGGTCTGTTTAATCACTACTCTCTTTGCTACTGACTTTTTTGAGATAAAGGCTGTCAAGGAGATTGAACCAGCATTAAAGAATCAACTTATCATATCCACTATTCTTATGACTGTGGGAATTGCAATTGTCACCTGGACTTGCCTGCCATCATCATTCACAATCTTCAATTTTGGTGTTCAGAAAGATGTGAAAAACTG GCAGCTATGTG